In the Pithys albifrons albifrons isolate INPA30051 chromosome 3, PitAlb_v1, whole genome shotgun sequence genome, one interval contains:
- the COL7A1 gene encoding collagen alpha-1(VII) chain isoform X6: MSSQLLLLAVLPTLLGPLAAVAQKRSQVVCEDVLEADIAFLVDGSSSIGRNNFRTIRTFMDDLVGPFVQVVGEKAVRFAVAQYSDDPRVEFTFSQHTDGPSVRRAIQQLSYKGGNTRTGAGFRYVADNFFGPTQLRPGVPQICILITDGKSQDDAEGPAAKLKRQGIKVFAVGVKNADHKELIRVASMPSEAFFFYVGDFKLLGTLVPLVTRRVCTSVGGTLRPLDGQSHTGPSNLEILERDFDQLQIRWAAASGPVTGYRVQYVPLTGLGQPIMAERQEVSLGPRETSAVLRGLRVGTEYLVTVTAQYANSIGESVSGRARTQSHAGSMLDFHVVETGPTFLRLAWQPGPELPQGYGLSYTMQGAAQGEEKSLGASAQSATLSNLRPDTEYVVILRPRYAQQPTVPATLTARTRHLMGVQHLAVHNISAQSMLLAWQPASGATGYRLSWATLSGYWTAALAPTGQDRHRVDLDAGRTSHALVGLQSNTDYVVTVAPLFGQLEGPTATLRQRTDTGKDQMLQTNILSPTSIQVLWTSARDARGYRLEWKRATGPEPPRTVSLPSSTNTYQLTGLKPGTEYRITLYTLYDGGEVATPVTTFQTGVEAPVGAVSDLRLVEESGRWVRLSWTGVPGATEYKVVVRNNQDSTERTRRVPGSQTGLELGDLREGITYLVRVSALAGSREGSAATLTVRLKYPVVGNISELRVMEAGPSQLRVTWRGLPGARGYLLTWRGSDGLKQSRFLPADPTTFTIEGLRAGVIYTVGVSAIVDGREGSPVTATGRIAPEQVGTVTQLEVQASRSNVARVTWVGVPGATAYRVVWSRRDGGSENSRRVPGHTNSFDIPDLEGGVSYTVKVTALIGNREGNPVSIVVTTPEAVPLPPVSSFQVTEASEHHLRLAWLPAAGSTGYRLVWRLAEGGPQGSQQLPAASRSYDLAGLEPGRRYHISITSLAGSRESEPATITAITAAPGHVTSLRVTEVRRDSVTLTWTPVPGASGYILSWSPPAAGGEKAQTLPSTASSQQVSGLRLGQRYTFSLRPLLGSAPGAEASISERTVCRNARGDVVFLVHGTRDSSAGADAVRTLLSNTVSALGHLGPEGTQVALATYSYRSLPWLLLNRSSDLSAVLDRIRTMRYEEPSGNAIGAAIAFARTYLLSPGAGRRARVPAVLVVLADGPSGDDAIAAARDIKAGGVQVLAVGLEGADQEQLRRMVTSEDPRYIYHGDNLAELEGELTDDLCTIISTRPEPEPKPKPCTVQCPKGEKGDPGEAGPQGRVGPPGPPGQPGRHGLPGPSGPPGPQGLPGESVERPGKKGDRGFPGADGAPGSPGRSGNPGSPGQPGIQGIPGPRGDPGPRGPMGPSGPKGEKGEPGEPRVITDGEQGLPGRKGEPGVPGIPGPSGSPGPRGPLGDPGPPGPLGPMGPPGPPGEFVKGEKGDRGERGPPGLVDGAAPRGEPGAPGLPGDPGPRGPAGPPGLKGEKGDGAEGFPGLPGRPGDPGDRGPRGPPGEQGRKGDRGAPGELGDAGEKGDRGVPGPEGEKGETGAPGRPGPSGREGAPGPTGPRGEKGDPGPPGKPAPSVAIVGGEKGDRGFPGPEGPPGPKGDAGDKGARGAPGLSIPGPAGPKGEQGDRGIVGLTGRSGPKGDPGEPGEKGEPGRAGAPGQTGMRGKEGERGEKGDEGTPGEMGLPGKPGDRGPRGLPGYRGPPGEKGDSGDPGPEGRNGSPGAPGNKGDRGEPGPAGPPGRTVDVGLGGVGEKGEKGDPGDPGEDGTKGTRGDVGSPGLPGERGVEGPRGSPGARGDPGDRGLPGEKGDRGPPGLDGRNGLEGKPGPPGPAGLRGDPGKQGDPGRDGLPGLRGEQGPPGPVGPLGPPGIPGKPGEDGKPGLNGKNGEDGTPGEDGRKGDKGDTGLPGREGRSGAKGEQGDRGVPGPLGPPGLPGVPGQVGPPGQGSPGLRGVAGPKGDPGEPGLQGEPGRPGNPGVRGDPGTAVNVERSLEALGIKVSSLKELTDAYDGSSDSFLPVSERLRGQKGSRGDPGERGPPGREGSLGFPGERGPKGDKGDPGTPGPQGPMGRAVGERGPEGPPGQPGEPGKPGIPGVPGRAGELGEPGRSGEKGDRGEKGDRGEQGRDGLPGPPGLPGPKADAVEGSLMGFPGERGPVGPKGVKGEPGAEGARGPKGDKGEGGPRGDRGEPGEKGRDGAQGLPGERGLAGPEGKPGLPGFPGVLGRPGSQGDPGPPGPPGSTGPPGTQGPAGTKGDPGEPGSGIRGLPGPQGNMGLPGPPGPPGPGGPPGVPGLPGQVGESGKPGVPGRDGVPGKDGEAGMPGKMGLPGPSGPAGPKGEPGDAGAPGQAIAGPPGAKGEKGEPALLEGVLGEPGSKGDRGLPGPKGEKGEPGRFGEPGDPGEDGAKGSSGAKGEKGSPGVGARGPPGQDGSPGLKGDIGLPGLPGPPGLAGIAGTPGQPGLRGDNGQPGPPGPPGERGLIGFPGRDGTSGPPGPVGPPGPAGIQGAPGLKGDKGAPGAGLPGARGERGDPGPRGEDGRPGAEGDRGPAGLPGNRGERGDKGDLGAPGPKGDKGDTAVVEGPPGARGSKGEPGGRGLKGTEGDKGDKGEQGMPGEKGMRGEQGEKGSTGFPGARGPGGQKGEAGALGEPGEPGQPGRDGIPGARGEKGDTGPLGLRGLKGERGMKGACGLNGEKGEKGEPGIPGRSGLSGRKGEPGELGLSGPPGIPGKEGLMGPKGDRGFDGQQGAKGDQGEKGDRGAPGIIGVPGPRGSDGAPGPPGPPGSVGPRGPEGMQGQKGERGPPGQSIPGARGVPGIPGERGEQGSPGTHGLRGEKGEPGLTEEEIRAFVRQEMNQHCACGGHFPRHLDSREHSGGWGAQARSSFRSAKGGGRIVRQEREHGQTGHDREIMLDTDDLEYDMYGEEEDYDEVPEMNSLEQPAVDAESCSLPLDEGHCQSYTLRWYYNQRVTECRPFVYSGCQGNLNRFDSKEECELRCSQHPGADARDVAGGKMGGQPKV, encoded by the exons ATGAGcagccagctcctgctcctggctgtgctccccaCACTCCTGGGTCCCCTGGCTGCCGTGGCACAGAAGAGGAGCCAAG TGGTGTGCGAGGATGTGCTGGAGGCCGACATCGCCTTCCTGGTGGATGGCTCATCCAGCATCGGCAGAAACAACTTCCGCACCATCCGCACCTTCATGGATGACCTGGTGGGGCCCTTCGTGCAGGTGGTGGGGGAGAAGGCAGTGCGCTTTGCTGTGGCACAGTACAGCGATGACCCACG GGTGGAGTTCACCTTCTCCCAGCACACTGATGGCCCAAGTGTCCGGAGGGCCATCCAGCAGCTGAGCTACAAGGGTGGCAACACACGGACTGGTGCTGGCTTCCGCTATGTTGCTGACAACTTCTTTGGCCCCACACAGCTCCGGCCTGGGGTCCCCCAG ATCTGCATCCTCATCACAGACGGCAAGTCCCAGGATGATGCTGAGGGGCCAGCAGCGAAGCTGAAGCGCCAGGGCATCAAGGTCTTTGCTGTGG GGGTTAAGAACGCTGATCACAAAGAGCTAATTCGTGTGGCCTCAATGCCTTCTGAGGCTTTCTTCTTCTACGTCGGTGACTTCAAGCTACTGGGCACACTGGTGCCACTGGTGACACGCAGGGTGTGCACAAGTGTCGGGGGCACCCTGCGACCACTGG ATGGGCAGAGCCACACTGGCCCCTCCAACCTGGAAATCCTGGAGCGGGACTTTGACCAGCTGCAGATTCGCTGGGCAGCGGCCAGTGGCCCTGTCACTGGCTACCGGGTGCAATATGTGCCACTGACAGGCCTGGGACAGCCGATCATGGCAGAAAGGCAGGAG GTGAGCCTGGGGCCACGGGAGACAAGTGCTGTGCTGCGGGGACTGCGTGTGGGGACAGAGTACCtggtcactgtcactgcccagTACGCCAACAGCATTGGCGAGTCAGTGTCCGGCCGAGCACGAACCC AAAGCCATGCTGGCTCCATGCTGGATTTTCATGTGGTGGAGACTGGACCAACCTTCCTGCGGCTGGCCTGGCAGCCTGGCCCTGAGCTCCCGCAGGGCTACGGCCTCAGCTACACCATGCAAG gagcagcccagggagaggagaagagcCTTGGGGCCAGCGCACAGTCAGCCACACTCAGCAACCTGCGCCCTGACACTGAATACGTGGTGATACTCCGACCCCGCTATGCACAGCAGcccactgtccctgccaccCTCACTGCCCGGACAC GGCACCTGATGGGTGTGCAGCACTTGGCTGTCCACAACATCTCAGCACAGAGCATGCTTTTGGCCTGGCAACCTGCCAGTGGTGCCACCGGCTACCGGCTCTCCTGGGCCACCCTCTCAG GGTACTGGACTGCTGCACTGGCtcccacagggcaggacaggcacagGGTGGACCTGGATGCCGGGCGAACATCACATGCACTGGTGGGACTGCAGTCCAACACTGACTACGTGGTAACAGTGGCCCCACTTTTTGGGCAGCTGGAGGGGCCCACAGCCACCCTGCGGCAGAGGACAG ACACAGGTAAAGACCAGATGCTGCAGACCAACATCCTGAGCCCCACATCCATCCAGGTGCTCTGGACCAGTGCCCGTGATGCCCGTGGCTACCGTCTAGAATGGAAGAGAGCCACAG GACCAGAGCCCCCCAGAACGGTGTCTCTCCCTAGCAGCACCAATACTTACCAGCTGACAGGACTGAAGCCAGGCACTGAGTACCGCATCACCCTCTACACGCTCTATGATGGCGGGGAGGTGGCCACCCCCGTCACCACCTTCCAGACAG GTGTGGAGGCACCCGTGGGTGCTGTGTCGGATCTGCGGCTTGTTGAGGAATCAGGCAGGTGGGTGCGGCTGAGCTGGACCGGTGTCCCTGGTGCCACCGAGTATAAAGTGGTGGTACGCAACAATCAGG ATAGCACAGAAAGGACGAGGCGCGTCCCAGGCAGCCagacagggctggagctgggtgACCTCCGGGAGGGCATCACCTACCTGGTGCGTGTCTCGGCGCTAGCAGGCAGCCGGGAGGGTAGTGCTGCCACACTCACCGTCCGCCTCA AGTACCCAGTGGTTGGCAACATCTCAGAGCTGCGGGTGATGGAGGCCGGTCCCAGCCAGCTGCGGGTGACCTGGCGAGGGCTGCCAGGTGCCAGGGGCTACCTGCTGACATGGAGAGGCAGCGATG GTCTGAAGCAATCCCGCTTCCTCCCTGCTGACCCCACCACATTCACCATTGAGGGGCTGCGTGCTGGCGTCATCTACACCGTTGGTGTCTCAGCCATTGTGGATGGCCGTGAGGGCAGCCCTGTCACTGCCACAGGACGGATAG CACCTGAGCAGGTGGGGACGGTGACCCAGTTGGAAGTGCAGGCATCCAGGAGCAACGTTGCCCGTGTCACCTGGGTTGGTGTGCCAGGAGCCACTGCCTACCGTGTGGTGTGGAGCCGTAGGGATG GGGGCTCGGAGAATAGCCGGCGAGTTCCCGGCCACACCAACTCCTTTGACATCCCTGACCTGGAGGGAGGTGTTTCCTACACTGTGAAGGTGACGGCACTCATTGGCAACCGTGAGGGCAATCCTGTCTCCATTGTCGTCACCACCC CGGAGGCAGTCCCACTGCCCCCTGTCAGCAGCTTCCAGGTGACGGAGGCCTCAGAGCACCACCTGCGCCTGGCCTGGTTGCCGGCGGCTGGCAGCACCGGGTACCGCCTGGTATGGCGCCTGGCTGAAG GAGGGCCCCAGGgcagccagcagctcccagctgccTCCAGATCCTATGACCTGGCAGGACTGGAGCCGGGCCGGCGCTACCACATCAGCAtcaccagcctggctggcagccGGGAGAGTGAGCCAGCCACCATCACTGCCATCACTG CTGCCCCAGGCCATGTCACCAGCCTACGGGTGACGGAGGTGCGGAGAGATTCGGTGACACTCACCTGGACCCCAGTCCCTGGCGCCTCTGGCTACATCCTCTCCTGGAGCCCTCCTGCAG CTGGTGGGGAAAAGGCACAAAcgctgcccagcactgccagctctcaGCAGGTGTCCGGGCTGCGCCTGGGCCAGCGCTACACCTTCAGCCTCCGACCACTCCTGGGGAGTGCACCAGGCGCTGAGGCATCCATCAGCGAGCGCACAG TCTGCAGGAATGCCCGTGGTGATGTTGTCTTTCTGGTGCATGGCACCCgtgacagctctgcaggtgcCGACGCTGTCCGCACCCTCCTCTCCAACACTGTGTCTGCCCTGGGGCACCTGGGCCCTGAGGGCACCCAG GTGGCTCTGGCCACATACAGCTACCGcagcctgccctggctgctcctcAACCGCTCCAGCGATCTGTCTGCCGTGCTGGACCGGATCCGCACCATGCGCTACGAGGAGCCCAGCGGCAACGCCATTG GGGCAGCCATCGCCTTTGCCAGGACCTACCTGCTGAGCCCTGGAGCAGGGCGCCGGGCCAGGGTGCCAGCGGTGCTGGTGGTCCTGGCTGATGGACCCTCTGGGGATGATGCCATTGCTGCAGCCAGGGATATCAAGGCTGGGG GGGTGCAGGTGCTGGCGGTGGGCTTGGAGGGCGCGGACCAGGAGCAGCTCCGGCGCATGGTCACCAGTGAGGACCCACGGTACATCTACCATGGCGACaacctggcagagctggaaggagagCTCACCGATGACCTCTGCACCATCATCTCCACCAGG CCAGAGCCAGAGCCGAAGCCAAAGCCCTGCACAGTGCAGTGCCCCAAG GGCGAGAAGGGAGACCCTGGCGAGGCA GGACCACAAGGACGTGTGGGACCACCAGGCCCTCCTGGCCAACCG GGTCGCCATGGGCTGCCTGGCCCttcaggacccccagggccacAGGGTCTGCCAGGAGAGAGTGTTGAGCGTCCAGGCAAGAAAGGGGACAGG GGATTCCCTGGAGCTGATGGAGCACCAGGAAGCCCTGGACGGTCAGGGAATCCCGGTTCACCTGGGCAGCCT GGCATCCAGGGCATCCCTGGTCCCCGAGGGGATCCT GGGCCACGGGGGCCAATGGGACCTTCTGGTCCAAAAGGCGAGAAAGGTGAACCG GGAGAGCCCAGGGTGATCACAGATGGAGAACAGGGGCTGCCAGGCCGGAAAGGGGAGCCAGGTGTGCCG GGCATCCCTGGCCCCTCTGGGAGCCCCGGCCCACGGGGCCCCCTTGGTGATCCTGGCCCCCCTGGTCCGCTTGGACCCATGGGGCCACCAGGACCTCCAGGAGAGTTTGTGAAG GGAGAAAAAGGTGACCGAGGGGAAAGG GGCCCCCCTGGACTTGTGGATGGGGCAGCACCTCGAGGGGAGCCTGGAGCCCCG GGCCTGCCTGGGGACCCTGGGCCCCGGGGACCTGCTGGGCCCCCTGGCCTGAAGGGAGAGAAG GGTGATGGCGCAGAAGGTTTCCCAGGGTTGCCTGGCCGCCCCGGGGACCCAGGAGACCGG GGCCCTCGGGGACCACCAGGGGAACAGGGCAGGAAG GGAGACCGTGGGGCACCAGGCGAGCTGGGAGACGCAGGAGAGAAG ggAGACCGTGGTGTGCCAGGCCCTGAGGGTGAGAAG ggTGAGACAGGAGCCCCAGGGCGCCCAGGGCCATCAGGCAGAGAG GGAGCTCCAGGACCAACCGGCCCCCGGGGGGAGAAG GGTGATCCAGGACCACCCGGCAAGCCA GCTCCCAGTGTGGCCATTGTTGGAGGAGAGAAG GGTGACAGAGGATTCCCAGGACCAGAAGGACCTCCTGGCCCCAAGGGTGATGCAGGAGATAAAGGTGCCCGT GGTGCCCCTGGCCTGAGCATCCCAGGACCAGCTGGTCCCAAAGGCGAGCAGGGTGATCGG GGTATTGTTGGCCTCACAGGCAGGAGTGGCCCAAAG GGTGACCCAGGGGAGCCAGGGGAGAAGGGGGAGCCAGGTCGAGCGGGCGCCCCGGGGCAGACCGGGATGCGAGGCAAGGAG ggagagCGAGGAGAGAAGGGTGATGAAGGCACCCCG GGTGAAATGGGTCTGCCTGGCAAACCTGGAGACAGGGGTCCCAGG GGCCTCCCTGGCTACCGTGGTCCCCCTGGGGAGAAGGGGGACTCAGGGGACCCAGGTCCTGAAGGCAGGAAT ggcagccctggagcaccGGGGAACAAGGGTGATCGTGGGGAGCCA GGACCTGCTGGACCCCCAGGACGAACT GTTGATGTGGGGCTTGGAGGAGTCGGGGAAAAGGGTGAGAAG GGAGACCCTGGAGATCCTGGCGAGGATGGCACAAAGGGCACCCGGGGCGATGTTGGCTCCCCTGGCCTACCCGGAGAGAGG GGCGTAGAGGGCCCCCGTGGCTCCCCCGGCGCACGG GGTGACCCTGGGGACAGAGGCCTTCCAGGAGAGAAG GGAGACCGTGGCCCACCAGGTCTGGATGGTCGCAATGGGCTGGAAGGGAAACCTGGGCCACCGGGCCCTGCCGGGCTGCGG GGGGACCCAGGGAAGCAGGGGGACCCTGGCCGGGAT gggctgcctgggctGCGTGGTGAGCAGGGACCACCTGGCCCTGTGGGCCCACTGGGACCACCTGGCATCCCC gGCAAACCCGGTGAGGATGGCAAACCTGGCCTCAATGGCAAGAAC GGAGAAGACGGAACACCAGGAGAGGATGGGAGAAAG GGAGACAAAGGTGATACAGGGCTACCTGGCAGAGAG GGCCGCAGTGGTGCCAAGGGCGAGCAGGGGGACAGAGGTGTGCCAGGCCCCCTCGGGCCCCCTGGCCTCCCTGGTGTCCCAGGGCAGGTCGGCCCCCCAGGTCAG GGCTCCCCAGGCCTCCGTGGGGTGGCTGGACCGAAA GGGGACCCAGGGGAGCCTGGACTGCAAGGAGAGCCG GGGCGACCTGGCAATCCTGGAGTACGCGGAGACCCTGGGACTGCAGTG AATGTTGAACGTAGCCTGGAAGCACTTGGCATCAAG GTTTCATCCCTGAAGGAGCTCACGGATGCCTATGATGGGAGCTCAGACTCATTTCTGCCGGTATCTGAGCGGCTGCGGGGTCAGAAGGGCAGTCGGGGTGATCCAGGAGAGAGGGGGCCCCCAGGCCGAGAG GGCTCCTTAGGCTTCCCTGGTGAACGAGGACCCAAAGGTGACAAGGGGGACCCAGGCACCCCTGGTCCCCAGGGCCCCATGGGCCGGGCCGTGGGAGAGCGGGGTCCTGAGGGCCCacctgggcagcctggggagCCTGGCAAGCCAGGCATTCCTGGGgtgccgggccgggctggggagctgggggaaCCCGGGCGGTCTGGTGAGAAG GGCGACCGGGGCGAGAAAGGTGACCGAGGTGAGCAG ggcagggatggcttGCCCGGACCCCCAGGACTCCCAGGGCCCAAG GCAGATGCAGTGGAGGGCAGCCTGATGGGCTTCCCAGGCGAGCGTGGCCCTGTTGGACCCAAGGGAGTGAAG GGCGAGCCAGGAGCCGAGGGCGCGCGGGGACCCAAAGGAGATAAG GGTGAAGGTGGCCCAAGGGGCGATCGAGgggagcctggagaaaagggcaGGGATGGTGCCCAG GGTCTCCCTGGTGAGAGAGGGCTGGCCGGCCCCGAGGGGAAGCCG GGCTTGCCAGGCTTCCCTGGTGTGCTGGGACGCCCG ggcagccagggagaccCAGGACCTCCAGGACCTCCG ggcagcactggCCCACCAGGGACTCAGGGCCCAGCTGGGACCAAG GGTGATCCAGGGGAACCTGGCTCCGGCATCCGT GGCTTGCCTGGTCCCCAGGGCAACATGGGGCTGCCAGGCCCCCCCGGCCCCCCTGGCCCAGGG GGCCCACCAGgtgtcccagggctgccaggacaAGTG GGGGAGAGCGGGAAACCAGGTGTGCCAGGCAGAGATGGCGTGCCGGGGAAGGACGGCGAGGCGGGGATGCCTGGGAAGATG ggcctgccagGACCTTCAGGCCCTGCTGGTCCCAAGGGAGAGCCAGGGGATGCTGgagccccagggcag GCCATCGCTGGCCCCCCGGGTGCCAAAGGCGAGAAG GgagagccagcactgctggagggtGTTCTAGGAGAGCCT GGCTCCAAGGGTGACCGAGGCTTGCCAGGCCCCAAGGGCGAGAAG GGGGAGCCAGGAAGATTCGGAGAGCCAGGAGATCCTGGGGAAGAT GGAGCCAAGGGGTCATCTGGAGCCAAAGGGGAGAAG GGATCACCAGGTGTTGGTGCACGGGGACCGCCAGGACAGGATGGGTCTCCAGGTTTGAAG GGGGACATCGGCTTGCCAGGAttaccaggacccccaggcttAGCAGGCATTGCTGGGACACCTGGACAGCCGGGCCTGAGAGGGGACAACGGGCAGCCTGGCCCTCCGGGTCCCCCAGGAGAGAGG GGTTTGATCGGCTTTCCAGGCAGAGATGGCACCTCTGGACCACCGGGACCTGTGGGTCCCCCCGGGCCAGCT GGCATACAAGGGGCCCCTGGCCTGAAGGGTGACAAG GGCGCTCCGGGGGCTGGGCTACCAGGAGCCAGAGGCGAGCGTGGGGACCCAGGGCCACGG GGTGAAGATGGACGCCCAGGGGCAGAAGGGGATCGTGGGCCAGCA GGCTTGCCTGGGAACCGGGGAGAGCGCGGGGACAAG GGAGACCTTGGGGCCCCAGGACCCAAAGGAGATAAG GGTGATACTGCGGTTGTGGAGGGGCCACCTGGAGCTCGAGGCAGCAAAGGGGAGCCG GGAGGACGTGGTCTGAAGGGCACAGAAGGGGACAAAGGGGACAAGGGGGAGCAAGGCATGCCTGGAGAGAAG GGGATGAGGGGCGAGCAAGGTGAGAAGGGCTCCACGGGCTTTCCTGGGGCACGCGGCCCTGGCGGGCAGAAG ggagaggctggagcatTGGGAGAGCCTGGTGAGCCG GGCCAGCCTGGCCGTGATGGAATACCTGGAGCCCGCGGAGAGAAGGGGGACACGGGACCCCTGGGCTTGCGTGGTCTCAAG GGAGAACGGGGCATGAAAGGTGCCTGTGGCCTCAATGGGGAGAAGGGCGAGAAG GGGGAGCCAGGAATCCCGGGGCGCTCAGGGCTgtcaggaaggaaaggagaaccG GGAGAGCTGGGTCTATCAGGACCACCAGGCATCCCCGGGAAGGAAGGGCTGATGGGACCCAAG GGCGACCGGGGATTTGATGGGCAGCAGGGAGCCAAAGGAGATCAGGGGGAGAAAGGAGACCGG GGTGCCCCTGGCATTATTGGTGTCCCCGGTCCCCGGGGTAGTGATGGTGCTCCTGGCCCTCCTGGACCCCCAGGGAGTGTTGGCCCACGAGGTCCTGAGGGCATGCAGGGCCAGAAG GGGGAGAGAGGCCCCCCTGGACAGTCAATACCAGGTGCACGTGGCGTTCCCGGCATCCCTGGCGAGAGAGGAGAGCAG GGAAGTCCCGGCACCCATGGGCTCCGTGGGGAGAAGGGGGAGCCAGGCTTGACG gaggaggagatcCGTGCCTTCGTCAGGCAGGAGATGAACCAGCACTGCG CCTGTGGTGGCCACTTCCCACGGCACCTGGATTCACGTGAGCACTCAG GAGGCTGGGGAGCTCAGGCCAGGAGCAGCTTCCGCTCTGccaagggaggaggaagaatcGTCCGCCAGGAGAGGGAACATGGCCAAACAG GGCACGACAGGGAGATCATGCTCGACACTGATGACCTCGAGTATGACATGTATGGGGAAGAAGAGGACTATGATGAGGTCCCGGAGATGAacagcttggagcagcctgCAGTGGATG CTGAGTCCTGCAGCCTGCCACTGGACGAGGGACACTGCCAGAGCTACACCCTGCGGTGGTACTACAACCAAAGAGTCACTGAGTGCCGGCCCTTTGTCTACAGTGGCTGCCAGGGCAACCTCAACCGTTTTGACAGCAAGGAGGAGTGTGAGCTGCGCTGCagccagcaccctggggcag ATGCCCGTGATGTTGCCGGTGGCAAGATGGGAGGGCAGCCAAAGGTGTAG